In Nocardia higoensis, one genomic interval encodes:
- a CDS encoding glycosyltransferase, translating into MTTETRAKSLLQRIILPRPGEPLDVRTLYLEESATNARRAHAATRTSLAIGAESEVSFCTYFNALPASYWRRWSILTSVVLRLELAGHGRVDVYRSKADGSRIHVQGKEFAVAAGADSTTVEFETELAPFEDGGWIWFDITTDTAVTLLSGGWFAPIEAPGEGSIAVGMPTFNRPTDAVKTLAALGSDPLVLEKIAAVIIPDQGTRKVVDEPGFAEAAAVLGDRLSIHDQPNLGGSGGYSRVMYEALKTTDAQFIVYMDDDIEIEPDSILRALAFSRFAKSPVLVGGQMLNLQERSHLHVMGEVVDRSIFMWSAAPNVEYDHDFAKYPLRDRDNSKLLHRRIDVDFNGWWTCVIPRQVAEELGQPLPLFLKWDDAEYGLRAKAAGYPTVTLPGAAVWHMAWSDKDDAIDWQAYFHLRNRLVVASLHMPGDGRGLILSTIKATLKHLLCLEYSTVAIQNLAIRDYLAGPERLFQLLPSALGAVHELRKQYPDAVILPSSTELPLASHLNVGAVGEPANPIAKIGRLVKGVVHNFRPARPEHHDTPQLNVPTLDARWYLLSQVDGVTVTTADGRGVVYRKRDPRQALALFKEAMRLRKELAERFPELRERYRAAHPRLTSTAAWENVFGIEQTEGENR; encoded by the coding sequence ATGACGACCGAGACCCGAGCGAAATCGCTGCTCCAGCGCATCATCCTGCCTCGCCCCGGCGAGCCGCTGGATGTGCGCACCCTCTACCTGGAGGAATCGGCGACCAACGCTCGGCGCGCGCACGCGGCCACCCGCACCTCGCTGGCCATCGGCGCGGAGTCGGAGGTCTCGTTCTGCACCTACTTCAACGCGCTGCCCGCCAGCTATTGGCGCCGCTGGAGCATTCTGACCTCGGTGGTGCTGCGCCTGGAACTGGCCGGGCACGGCCGGGTGGACGTCTACCGCTCCAAGGCCGACGGTTCGCGAATCCACGTGCAGGGCAAGGAGTTCGCGGTCGCGGCAGGCGCGGACTCGACCACCGTGGAGTTCGAGACCGAGCTGGCCCCGTTCGAGGACGGTGGCTGGATCTGGTTCGACATCACCACCGACACCGCGGTGACCCTGTTGTCGGGCGGCTGGTTCGCCCCGATCGAGGCGCCGGGGGAGGGCAGCATCGCCGTCGGCATGCCCACCTTCAACCGGCCCACCGACGCGGTGAAGACGCTGGCCGCGCTCGGCTCCGATCCACTGGTGCTCGAGAAGATCGCCGCGGTCATCATTCCCGACCAGGGCACCCGCAAGGTCGTCGACGAACCCGGTTTCGCCGAGGCGGCCGCCGTGCTCGGTGACCGGTTGTCGATCCACGACCAGCCCAATCTCGGCGGCTCCGGTGGCTACAGCCGGGTGATGTACGAGGCGCTGAAGACCACCGACGCCCAGTTCATCGTCTACATGGACGACGACATCGAGATCGAGCCCGACTCGATCCTGCGCGCGCTGGCCTTCTCCCGCTTCGCCAAGTCACCGGTGCTGGTCGGCGGGCAGATGCTCAACCTGCAGGAACGCTCCCATCTGCACGTGATGGGCGAGGTCGTCGACCGGTCGATCTTCATGTGGAGCGCGGCGCCCAACGTCGAGTACGACCACGACTTCGCGAAGTACCCGCTGCGCGACCGGGACAACTCCAAGCTGCTGCACCGGCGCATCGACGTCGACTTCAACGGCTGGTGGACCTGCGTGATCCCGCGTCAGGTGGCCGAGGAGCTCGGCCAGCCGCTGCCGCTGTTCCTCAAGTGGGACGACGCCGAATACGGTCTGCGCGCCAAGGCCGCGGGCTACCCGACCGTCACCCTGCCCGGTGCGGCGGTCTGGCACATGGCCTGGAGCGACAAGGACGACGCCATCGACTGGCAGGCGTACTTCCACCTGCGCAACCGGCTGGTGGTCGCCTCCCTGCACATGCCCGGCGACGGCCGCGGCCTGATCCTCAGCACGATCAAGGCCACCCTCAAGCACCTGCTGTGCCTCGAATACTCGACCGTCGCCATCCAGAACCTGGCGATCCGCGACTACCTGGCGGGCCCGGAGCGGCTGTTCCAGCTGCTGCCCTCGGCGCTGGGCGCGGTGCACGAGCTGCGCAAGCAGTACCCGGACGCGGTGATCCTGCCTTCCTCGACCGAACTGCCGCTGGCCTCGCACCTGAACGTGGGCGCGGTCGGCGAACCGGCCAATCCGATCGCCAAGATCGGCAGGCTGGTCAAGGGCGTGGTGCACAACTTCCGCCCGGCCCGCCCCGAACACCACGACACCCCGCAGCTGAACGTGCCGACCCTGGACGCGCGCTGGTACCTGCTCTCGCAGGTCGACGGCGTGACCGTGACCACCGCCGACGGGCGCGGCGTGGTCTACCGTAAGCGCGACCCGCGCCAGGCGCTGGCCCTGTTCAAGGAGGCCATGCGGCTGCGCAAGGAACTGGCCGAACGTTTCCCCGAGCTGCGCGAGCGCTACCGGGCCGCCCATCCGCGGCTGACCAGCACCGCCGCCTGGGAGAACGTCTTCGGCATCGAGCAGACCGAAGGCGAGAACCGGTGA
- a CDS encoding phosphatase PAP2 family protein: MAPGSPEVAIINAVQSSIGANPAVVSAARGMSHFGEHALGWVGIAAAGWLVDKPRRRQWAGVAVGAVGAHAASIVIKRVVRRPRPNHPSVQVNVGTPSKLSFPSSHATSTAAAAVLLGKLTGLPLPAVLIPPMLLSRVVLGVHYPSDVLAGSVLGAASASALLAVEKRRERRAAGR; encoded by the coding sequence GTGGCCCCCGGCTCGCCTGAGGTCGCGATCATCAACGCCGTGCAGTCGAGCATCGGCGCGAACCCGGCGGTGGTCTCGGCCGCGCGCGGCATGTCGCACTTCGGCGAGCACGCGCTCGGCTGGGTGGGCATCGCGGCGGCGGGCTGGCTGGTCGACAAGCCGCGCAGGCGGCAGTGGGCAGGTGTCGCGGTCGGCGCCGTCGGCGCGCACGCGGCGTCCATCGTGATCAAGCGGGTGGTCCGCCGTCCGCGCCCGAATCACCCGTCGGTGCAGGTCAACGTGGGTACGCCGAGCAAGCTGAGCTTCCCTTCCTCGCATGCCACCTCCACGGCGGCGGCGGCGGTGTTGCTCGGAAAACTCACCGGGCTACCCTTGCCTGCGGTGCTGATCCCCCCGATGCTGCTCTCCCGGGTCGTACTGGGGGTGCACTACCCCTCCGACGTGCTGGCCGGTTCCGTGCTGGGCGCGGCGTCGGCGTCGGCTCTGCTCGCCGTCGAGAAGCGGCGCGAGCGACGGGCCGCGGGACGGTAG
- a CDS encoding SpoIID/LytB domain-containing protein has product MVLTGATALLIGGALAATDPPAAHDYSPLSGPGHGRGMSQAGAFDSATEGSTAEQILAHYYPGATIGTIGPTTLAVRLTGLDDRALDAYAEAGARVAGRVLEPGQVAHLTPLPDGGANVVVTIGCDGDEVWQTATSDPWLYPLDPKPARPAAEHLTVCGGGAYRGALGVALEDGAFRTVNRVDVEDYLLGVVPAEMQANWADKGANEALRAQAIAARSYALAETRYPYAQTCDSTDCQVYPGTEREDPRSGAAVASTAGRVLLRDGHILRAEYSAAPGGGSPADIQTFEVGPAPADLEIVRPPVGPGDIVPDAAVTTEGPTAIDIEYERIGGPASSLGDPLGPEGELPQHAGTYRLFTNGVIIVTELLGAQVVDFTTLLEMIPGTDLLDTPTEVTPGGAGPAQVGPAEADSAGVGPGEVGPAESGQALGSVPVENRFAIPPIEAVTPTGARMSPPPAG; this is encoded by the coding sequence GTGGTGCTCACCGGCGCGACGGCACTGCTGATCGGCGGCGCGCTCGCCGCCACCGATCCGCCTGCCGCACATGACTATTCACCCCTGTCCGGTCCCGGACACGGCCGCGGCATGAGTCAGGCGGGTGCTTTCGACAGCGCCACCGAGGGCAGTACCGCGGAGCAGATCCTGGCGCACTACTACCCCGGCGCGACCATCGGCACGATCGGTCCCACCACCCTCGCGGTGCGATTGACCGGTCTCGACGACAGGGCACTGGACGCCTACGCCGAGGCGGGCGCCCGGGTGGCCGGACGAGTCCTCGAACCAGGGCAGGTCGCGCACCTGACCCCGCTGCCCGACGGCGGCGCGAACGTCGTGGTCACCATCGGGTGCGACGGCGACGAGGTCTGGCAGACGGCGACATCGGATCCGTGGCTCTATCCGCTCGACCCGAAACCGGCCCGTCCGGCCGCGGAACACCTGACCGTCTGCGGAGGAGGTGCTTACCGGGGCGCGCTCGGCGTGGCCCTCGAAGACGGCGCGTTCCGGACGGTGAACCGGGTCGACGTCGAGGACTACCTGCTGGGCGTCGTGCCCGCCGAGATGCAGGCGAACTGGGCCGACAAGGGCGCCAACGAAGCCCTGCGCGCCCAGGCCATAGCGGCCCGGTCCTACGCGCTGGCCGAGACGCGCTATCCCTACGCGCAGACCTGTGACAGCACCGACTGCCAGGTCTACCCCGGCACCGAACGGGAAGATCCGCGCTCGGGCGCCGCCGTCGCGTCCACCGCCGGTCGGGTCCTCCTGCGCGACGGGCACATTCTGCGCGCGGAGTACTCGGCGGCGCCCGGCGGCGGCAGTCCCGCCGACATCCAGACCTTCGAGGTCGGGCCCGCCCCCGCCGACCTCGAGATCGTCCGCCCGCCGGTGGGGCCCGGCGACATCGTCCCCGATGCCGCGGTGACCACCGAGGGCCCGACGGCGATCGACATCGAATACGAACGCATCGGTGGTCCCGCGAGCTCCCTCGGCGACCCGCTCGGCCCGGAGGGGGAACTCCCGCAGCACGCGGGCACCTACCGGCTGTTCACCAACGGTGTGATCATCGTGACCGAACTGCTCGGCGCCCAGGTCGTCGACTTCACCACGCTGCTGGAGATGATCCCGGGCACCGACCTCCTGGACACACCGACCGAGGTCACTCCCGGCGGGGCAGGCCCGGCGCAGGTCGGCCCGGCAGAGGCCGACTCGGCGGGAGTCGGTCCGGGAGAAGTCGGTCCGGCGGAAAGTGGTCAGGCCCTGGGTTCGGTACCGGTGGAGAACCGGTTCGCCATTCCGCCGATCGAGGCGGTGACTCCGACCGGCGCGCGGATGTCTCCCCCTCCCGCAGGCTGA
- the glf gene encoding UDP-galactopyranose mutase, with protein MTVASSPGSANPHAQFDLIVVGSGFFGLTVAERTATVLGKRVLVLDRRYHLGGNAYSEPEPETGIEVHKYGAHLFHTSNKRVWDYVTQFTEFTNYQHRVFAMHKGQAYQFPMGLGLISQFFGRYFTPDEARALIAEQAAEVETKDAQNLEEKAISLIGRPLYEAFVRDYTAKQWQTDPKELPAGNITRLPVRYTFDNRYFNDTYEGLPTQGYTKWLENMAASELIEVRLNTDWFEVRDELRAANPDAAVVYTGPLDRYFDYAEGELGWRTIDFETEVLETGDFQGTSVMNYNDADVPYTRIIEPRHFHPERDYPTDKTVVMREYSRFAQTGDEPYYPINTPEDRAKLLAYRERAARETAEAKVLFGGRLGTYQYLDMHMAIGSALSMFDNVLRPHLETGAPLVDEQS; from the coding sequence GTGACCGTCGCATCGTCTCCCGGCTCCGCAAACCCCCACGCACAATTCGACCTGATCGTCGTCGGCTCCGGCTTCTTCGGGCTGACCGTCGCCGAGCGCACGGCCACCGTGCTCGGCAAGAGAGTGCTGGTGCTCGACCGGCGCTACCACCTGGGCGGCAACGCCTATTCGGAGCCGGAACCCGAGACCGGGATCGAGGTCCACAAGTACGGCGCTCACCTGTTCCACACCTCCAACAAGCGGGTGTGGGACTACGTCACACAGTTCACCGAGTTCACGAACTATCAGCACCGCGTCTTCGCGATGCACAAGGGGCAGGCCTACCAGTTCCCGATGGGGCTTGGCCTGATCTCGCAGTTCTTCGGCCGGTACTTCACCCCGGACGAGGCCCGCGCGCTCATCGCCGAGCAGGCCGCCGAGGTCGAGACCAAGGACGCCCAGAACCTCGAGGAGAAGGCGATTTCGCTCATCGGGCGCCCGCTTTACGAGGCGTTCGTGCGCGACTACACCGCCAAGCAGTGGCAGACCGACCCGAAGGAACTGCCCGCGGGCAACATCACTCGCCTGCCGGTGCGCTACACCTTCGACAACCGCTACTTCAACGACACCTACGAGGGCCTGCCCACGCAGGGGTACACGAAGTGGCTGGAGAACATGGCCGCCTCCGAGCTCATCGAGGTGCGGCTGAACACCGACTGGTTCGAGGTGCGTGACGAGCTGCGTGCCGCGAACCCGGACGCCGCGGTCGTCTACACCGGCCCGCTGGATCGCTACTTCGACTACGCCGAGGGCGAACTGGGCTGGCGCACCATCGATTTCGAGACCGAAGTGCTCGAGACCGGTGACTTCCAGGGCACCTCGGTGATGAACTACAACGACGCCGACGTCCCCTACACCCGCATCATCGAGCCGCGCCATTTCCATCCCGAGCGCGACTACCCGACGGACAAGACGGTCGTGATGCGCGAGTACTCGCGTTTCGCGCAGACCGGCGACGAGCCGTACTACCCGATCAACACCCCCGAGGACCGTGCCAAGCTGCTGGCCTACCGGGAGCGTGCCGCACGCGAGACCGCCGAGGCCAAAGTGCTCTTCGGCGGGCGCCTGGGCACCTACCAGTATCTGGACATGCACATGGCGATCGGTTCGGCGCTGAGCATGTTCGACAACGTGCTGCGCCCGCACCTGGAAACCGGTGCCCCGCTGGTCGACGAGCAGAGCTGA
- a CDS encoding decaprenyl-phosphate phosphoribosyltransferase, producing MSEEPTGADLADAVVKGPPKSLAGGLIKAVRPRQWVKNVLVLAAPLAAGPETVSDLTVLGHVAIAFIVFCMAASGIYLVNDALDVEADRAHPTKRFRPIAAGVVPVNLAFGLSVLLLTASVLLAFLASWQLAVVMAVYIGIQLAYCFGLKHQAVLDICIVSSGFLLRAVAGGAAANIVLSQWFLLIMAFGSLFMAAGKRYAELQIALGTGAKIRKSLEYYTPTYLRFIWTLAATAVVVFYGLWAFEQDRANDTTWFAISMVPFTIAILRYAVDVDGGEAGEPEEIALGDRILQFLAIAWIGAVGVAVYLT from the coding sequence ATGAGTGAAGAGCCGACCGGCGCCGACCTGGCCGATGCCGTCGTCAAGGGTCCGCCCAAGTCGCTGGCCGGAGGACTGATCAAGGCTGTCCGGCCGCGTCAGTGGGTCAAGAACGTGCTCGTGCTCGCCGCCCCGCTGGCGGCCGGGCCGGAGACGGTCAGCGACCTCACCGTGCTCGGGCACGTCGCCATCGCCTTCATCGTGTTCTGCATGGCGGCCTCGGGCATCTACCTGGTCAACGACGCGCTCGACGTCGAGGCCGACCGGGCGCACCCGACCAAGCGGTTCCGTCCGATCGCCGCGGGCGTGGTGCCCGTCAACCTCGCCTTCGGCCTGTCGGTGTTGCTGCTGACCGCCTCGGTGCTGCTGGCCTTCCTGGCCTCCTGGCAGCTGGCCGTGGTGATGGCTGTCTACATCGGCATCCAGCTGGCCTACTGCTTCGGGCTCAAGCATCAGGCGGTGCTCGACATCTGCATCGTGTCCTCGGGCTTCCTGCTGCGCGCGGTGGCGGGCGGCGCGGCCGCGAATATCGTGCTCTCGCAGTGGTTCCTGCTGATCATGGCGTTCGGTTCGCTGTTCATGGCGGCGGGCAAGCGCTACGCCGAACTGCAGATCGCGCTCGGCACCGGGGCCAAGATCCGCAAGTCCCTCGAGTACTACACACCGACCTACCTGCGCTTCATCTGGACGCTGGCGGCCACCGCGGTCGTCGTCTTCTACGGCCTGTGGGCCTTCGAGCAGGATCGTGCCAACGACACCACCTGGTTCGCGATCTCCATGGTGCCGTTTACCATCGCCATCCTGCGCTACGCGGTCGACGTCGACGGCGGTGAGGCAGGGGAACCGGAAGAGATCGCCTTGGGGGACCGCATTCTGCAGTTCCTCGCCATCGCCTGGATCGGAGCGGTAGGTGTCGCTGTCTATCTCACCTGA
- a CDS encoding MerR family transcriptional regulator codes for MATDTRTGEWSIQNLARAAGTTSRTLRHYGQLGLLPPSRIGANGYRYYDQNSLLRLQRILLLRELGLGLPVIAEVLAGEQDTAAALRTHLGLLKQEQERIARLIDSVRTTLHKTERGEQLVAAEVFDGFDHSRYKDEVIERWGEEAYTSGDAWYRSLTDEQKQRFGQDCLDIAADFGRAHAAGLPVDSEEVRAITARHHDWIGLGWRHREVTADAFIGLGEMYVADPRFGANYDRHGEGTAAYVRDAMKSYAEAVLR; via the coding sequence ATGGCGACGGACACCCGCACCGGGGAATGGTCGATCCAGAACCTGGCACGAGCGGCGGGCACCACCAGCCGGACGCTGCGCCACTACGGGCAGCTCGGGCTGTTGCCGCCCAGCCGGATCGGCGCCAACGGATACCGATATTACGACCAGAACTCCCTCCTGCGGCTGCAACGCATCCTGCTGCTGCGCGAACTCGGCCTCGGCCTGCCGGTCATCGCCGAGGTCCTCGCGGGCGAACAGGACACCGCCGCCGCGCTGCGCACCCATCTGGGCCTGCTGAAACAGGAACAGGAGCGGATCGCGCGGCTGATCGACTCGGTGCGGACCACGTTGCACAAGACGGAAAGAGGTGAGCAACTCGTGGCAGCAGAGGTTTTCGACGGCTTCGACCACTCGCGATACAAGGACGAGGTGATCGAACGCTGGGGCGAAGAGGCCTACACCAGCGGCGATGCCTGGTATCGATCGTTGACCGACGAGCAGAAGCAGCGGTTCGGGCAGGACTGCCTCGATATCGCCGCCGACTTCGGCAGGGCGCACGCCGCGGGCCTGCCGGTCGACAGCGAGGAGGTGCGCGCCATCACCGCCCGCCACCACGACTGGATCGGGCTGGGCTGGCGGCACCGGGAAGTGACCGCGGACGCGTTCATCGGCCTGGGCGAGATGTACGTCGCCGATCCCCGGTTCGGCGCGAACTACGACAGGCACGGCGAGGGCACGGCCGCCTATGTCCGTGACGCCATGAAGTCCTACGCCGAGGCGGTGCTGCGCTAG